In Chitinophagaceae bacterium, the DNA window TGCGCATCTCCTGCCAGGCCCAGTCCCCACAATGGTGTTGTTCTCCACTCCGATGGTTTCGCGGTTCCTTCTGTGTAATGATCATTCAATCCTACGCCCATATCATGCACCAACAGATCAGTATAAGGATGAAACTCTTGATAGGAAAGCGGTTCAATAGGAGAGAATCCGGTTTTCAACGTCTGCCGGTGACAACTTTCACACCCAATGTTTATGAAAATATTCTTTCCTGAAACAACTTGAGCGTCATTTTGATCACGTTGTATAGGTGCCTGTAATCCTTGCAGGTAAAAAACAGTTGCATTCACACTTGCGTCAGAAATTTCAGGATCGGCAGTTTGCACAGGGTTCAGGCCTGACAAATAATTAAATGGATTATTAGGAAGAAAAGAAGTGGTGACACCAATATCCTGGTTGAAGGCCTGCACGGTTTGTTGATGTAAATTATAAGTACTTGCTTTTCTTCCGAAACGGCAGATATATTTTCCGCCTTTTGAAACGGCATCCGGAAACGGTATAACATAATCCGGAATCGTATTCCAATTAGGATGCCCTCGCACACCATCCGGATGGGTGATGTTTGCTTCTGCCATGGCAATAATATCAGCATCGGATACCAATTCAAGAAAACCCACGCCACTTGCAATAGGAGCCGTAAATTTTGATGAAGTGGCTCCTGCAGGAATTTCTTCAGGTGAATGACCTTGTATTGCGCGGTTTTGCAATTGAGGTCCGCCCATGGCTAAAAACCGGTTGCCTGCAGTATCGGGTTGCCCGAATCTTGTTAAGATGGTGAAAAGATGTCCGCGATTATCTCCGGCATGACAACTTCCGCAACTGGTGGCAACGAAAACGGGACCCAGTCCTGTTTCAGTATGATACACTTCATCAAACTCACCTGCGCCTTCATTAAAGAGTTTGTATTGTGCACTAGTCATTCCGTCAAGAGGCGCATCCATTACTGTATCTGCGACAGGTGCAGCAGGTTCTAATTTAGTGCAGGAATACACGGCCAATGCCATCAGGCCGGGCAAAAGGAAAAGGAGAAGCTTAGGTTTCATTGGAGGAAAGGATATAGTGCGCAAAGATGTGAAGATTGCGGTCTGTGGATGTTATTCAAAGTGGAAAATCTGTAACCCAAAAGGGAAAATTAATTCCGCGGCAATTCACTGGGGAAAACTCCTGTTAGTTTTTTGAAAGCCGCGCTGAAGTTGCCTGCACTTGAAAATCCGATTTCATTGGCAATCTGCGAAACGGAATTACCTGTAGTGGTGAGCAATAGTTTGGCCTTCAGCATTCTTTGTTCCTGCACAAAATCGTAAACAGTGCTTCCGAATAATTCTTTAAATCCTTTTTTCAGATAGCATTGATTGATTCCTGTTTGTAGCGCCAATGCGGGAATGGTGGGCGGACTGTTTAAACTATTCAAGATGATTTTCCTGGCTTCGAAAAGTTTCTCTTTCTCCATAGGACGAGCGAGAAATTTACAGGAGTCGCAACCGGTTTGTGTTGATGTACTACATTTTTGAAAACATAGCAGGAGCGCGAGTGCTTTGCTTTCGAGAAACATATTCCGGAAAGCTCCCTGCAGTTTGCAGGTTAGAATTTCATGGAGCAGCAATTGACTGTTGCAACAAATCTCGTGTTGCTGGTATTCTGAAAATTCTTCTATCGGGAAAGTGTGATCATTAACTGAAAAAGCTTGCAGGTACTTATTATTGAAAATAAAATTGATTTCGTAAGCAGGAGCAGATCCTTCCATATCCATATTGCAATCAGTTCCTGAAAACAGGCAGGTTAGGGAAATGCTTTGATTATTACGTTTGAGAAAAGAGGTGTTCCCGACTCTTTCCGACATGGAATCAAGTTGAAAATGCAGGCCGTCTCTTATTTGCTGTTTCACAATCACGCCGCAAATTAATGGTTATTTAGAATAGTTCTAAATAGTTGCGGTGGAAAGTTTATTGTGGAATTTTCAATTGTATAAATTCCATTTGATTTGAATTCGAATTGAATCGTTATTCTCCACGTTCATAATTCCACCTGAACAATTAATAAATACACACCTGATATTCCTACTTTAGCCGCTAAATTGAAAAAGAACCGCTCGTGAAAGTCAGTCTATTCATTCCGTGTTTTGTAGATCAGTTATATCCGCAAACCGCTTTTAACATGGTGAAAATTTTGGAAAAGGTGGGCTGTGATGTGCATTACAATCCTTCACAAACCTGTTGCGGTCAACCGGCGTTTAATGCTGGTTTCTGGAATGAGTCCCGAACGGTCTGCGAGAAATTCATCCACGATTTTTCGGATTATAATTATGTTGTAGCACCCAGTGGCAGTTGCGTGGGCTTTGTCCGTAATTTCTATTCCGATCTTTTTGATAATTCCGCTTTGCACAACGAATGCAAGCAATTGCAGAAGAACACATACGAATTCACCGAGTTCCTGGTGAAAGTGATGAATGTTACCGATCTGGGTGCTTCACTCAACGGTGTTGGAACCTATCACGATGCCTGCGGTGCATTGCGCGAATGCAAAATAAAGGAAGAGCCGCGCACACTGCTTGCGAATGTAAAAGGATTGCAACTCAATGAAATGACGGACTGCGAAACCTGTTGCGGATTCGGTGGCACTTTCGCGGTAAAATTCCCCGATATATCTGCGGCGATGGCAGAACAGAAAATGACCAACTCACTTGCCAGCGGTGCCGACTATATTATTTCCACCGATATCTCCTGCCTGATGCATGTGGATGGCTACATTAAAAAGCATAATGCATCGATTAAAACTATGCACATAGCTGATGTGCTGGCTTCCGGATGGTAATGGGAATTGAAGGCTTAACATATAAAGATTAAATCGCTGCTCCGCTTCTTTGCGCGCGTTTAATCCTTATATGTTAGCCGCATGTGCTACTGTCCGTCCGAAGATGTGTCGTTTCAAATTTGCAGTCATTTGGGTAGAGAGTTTGAAAGTTTATCCATTTCAAGAGGTTCGCAAAATTTCTCTGTCTGATATTCTAATTTTAGTCCGTTGAAAGCATCCTTTACTTTTTCTGAATTTGTCGGATGAATGATTTTGGAGTCGTTAAAATCGTAGCTGTCAAAATATGTCCCGAAGTTTTTAATAATTGTGCTGTATGGAACTATGCCAGCTTCTTTAACAGTCCTGAATAATTTTTTGTAGTCCTTTGTTACTAAAACATAGTCAACTGAGGGTAAAACAATTGGTAAATGTTCTGACCAAATTGTAAGTGAAATAGCTTCTCCTGTGTCTTTACGCTTCATAAAAAACACTTTTGGAACGAAGTAAGCATCTCCAAGTGTGTCTTGCATCTCATTTCTGCGGAAATTAAATTCCCATAATTTGTCAGACCTGTCAAGAGGAAAAAAACTAAAATTAAACTCGTTGAAGTGGTCTACACTCTGTCGCAAGTTTGTAATTGACCAGTTTTCAAAAAGTGTCGATGCGTCAACCTTCAATGGATTGTCAGGGTCGGTTTGCGATTGAGGATTTAGGATGAACAAATCAAGGTCAGTTACAAATTTGTCAACGAACTTGAAAGCCTCCAAGCCAAAGAAATTTGGTCGGAGAAAATTAAGATTGAATGTAAAATGTGTATTGTCAAAATCCTCAAAACTTTCATATAACTCAATTGCTTCGGGGTCGTCCTCTGGTTCGTTGTGATTGATAAAAAAGTAAACCCTTGTGTCTTCGTTATCAAAGAACCACTGATTACTTTCTTCTGTTGGTGTAACTAAATTCTTGGTTAAGTAATCACCAATTTCCTGTTCAGAAAGTTGTCGTCCCTTGCGTTTATAGAAGTATAAGTCGTAGCTCATAAATGGTCTTTCTGTTTCTTTTTTACTTGTCTCTTTGAGTTAGCACTGTCGTCAAAGCATTGCGGCTAACAAGTTAGTTAGTCGCCAGTAACACGAGGGTAGTCGCGAGGATAAAGCCGACTCCAAATCCGATTGCACCGCCCACCGCACCAAACAACCATTTCTTCTTTTCAGACTTCTTCACCATTTCCTGCACCTCAGTGAGGTTGGTTTGCGCAAGGCTTATGGAATGTTGGATGGAGTCGAGATTGGTATTGATGCTTTGTAGTTTTTTATTCGCATTGTTTACCAACAGCTTCGAAGAATCAGATAACTGATGGTAATAGATACCGAGTGTATCGAATTCTCTTCGTTGATCCTCCGCATGTTCTTTATAAATGGAAAGAAACTGATCAACCGAATCATAAAATGAAGAAAGACTGTTGCTTTGTTGCTGGTATTCCAGATAAGAAGCATGGAGCAAGTGGAAAGTTGCTTTGTTCAACAAGTATATGGTATCGCAAGAAACATTTATTGTTTCACCGGCCACCCGAAGCAAGGCCCTGTAAGAACTATCATTGCAGAAAGGGTCAGGCGTGTCCTGTGCTAATGAAGCGCGCGGAATGGCGAATAAAGAAAGCAACAGGAAGACAACCTTTTTAATTTGCATTAGAAAGCTGATAATGTGAAGTATCAATAATTATGACCGGCCAGGAAGTTCTTTTGTTTTGATTGAGTTGATTTTTAAAGACCTCATAGCTTTGCTGGGAAGCACTGATCTTTCTTAAAAAATCATTTTCCCGGCGGTTGCGGGAGGCTTCCAGCATTGACACGTTATAGTCATCTGCTTTAACGAGTTGTGCATAGGAGTCCACATCAGATTGAAGATTACTGATGAGTGTTTGTGAAGAATGAATACGTTCCTGTGCACTGTCAAGCATCACTTTGGTGGAATCAAGCTTTGCCATGATCTGTTTAATTCCGGGATCCTTTTTAAAATAATTCATAATAACTACACCAAGGATCACAATACCGCAGATAGTAAGAATCTTTTTAGTCCTTGAATCCATTCCAGCGCATTATGAAGGTGAATATAATTCATTATTCCAATAGTTATACGGGTCACATTTAAATTATGCGTGCGTTAAGATCTTACCACAAGCGTATCTGTCCGGGTAATTTTTTTGCATAAGAGCCTGATCAATATGCCTGATGTATTGTTGTATGGAAAAAAATAGATCGGCGATAAAATTAACGTTGCTACGTGACGATTTGAAATGGAAACAATTTTGGAGAATAAAAGAACATCCCCGCCGGGCTGTAATCATACCTGACTGCCCTGCTTCTTTCAGGATAGAAGTGTTGCATTCGTCAGAAATACTTATTGAGCATTATGGAGCAATAATTTTTCAACCCATATCTTCTCGCTTGTTTTTAACTGTATGAAATAGTAGCCGTTGACATTGTCAGGCAGTTGAAGTGTTTGTGTAAAAACAGGTGATGAGCTGAAAATAGATTGTGCTTTAACAGTTCTGCCATAAAGGTCAACCAGTCTCAACTGTGCTGCTTTGCCAGTCATTCCATAAATGAATAGTTGAATGGCTCCTGATTGATGATCAGTTAAAATATTGATCCACTGATCATTTTGTGAATCTCCGATGCCGGTAATGTCAATATAATCCGCAGTGGATATGGCACTGCAGCCCACACTATCGGTGATCTCAACGGAGTAGTATCCATTTTGTGAAACAATGTATTGCTGATCGGTGGCGCCGGGAATGATGATTGTGTTAAGGTACCATTGGTAGGCCACGGAAGCTGTGCTGGTTAGTGTATCACCTTGCTGGCTTATCAATGGAACAGTGGGTGTGGCATTTACGGTAACATATAAAACCGCAACAGAAGAATCAATTCCGTTCGTACCATACACTGTGAGTGTTGCTGCAAAAATTCCCGGTTCGCTGTAACAGATGTTGTCGGGATTTTGCAATGCAGAAGTGGCAGGTGTTCCGCCTTCAAACGTCCAATGCCAGGAGGCGGCATTCAATGACTGGTCTGTGAAATTGATGCATTGTTTTTCACAAACTGTTGATGTGGAAGTGTTGAACGAAGCAGTGATGAACGGAATGTAACCGCTGCATTCATTGATCAAAGTATCTGTTGCTCCTGTCGAAATACTGGTGCTGAAAGCGGAAGTGTTATCGTTTGCATCAGTTGCCGTTGCTGTTACATACCCACCGAAATTTCCTGATAAGGACCAGTTGCCGCTTGCATCAGCATTAGTGCTTGCAATGTAATCGGCGCCCTGGTTGGAAGGCGTGCCGGTGCATTGCGTTGGATTGGTGTTCTGACTTTTGAATATTTGAATATTTGCATTGGCGGCTGCTGTTCCTGATATCAACAAAGTATTTGCTGTAGTAATTGCAGGAGCTGCCATGTTGTTATTTCCATTATTGGCAAGGACAATAGCTCCATAAACATTGCAGACATAACTGTTGCCGCTAATCAGGTTATTCGGAGAATTATTCTTCACTTCTATTCCCCAGTAAAGATTGCCGGCGATTTTATTGAAGTCTGCAGCATTGGTTCCGCCAATAATATTGTATTGTGATCCATCTTCAATATCAATTCCACGATAGGAATTACCCTGACATTGAGTTTTAAGCGGACCGATAATATTCCCTTTAATCTCGTTATAACTGCTGCCACCTATTTGTAAACCATTGTATTGGTTGCAAGAAACATAGTTGAACAACACCTGCGTATAATCTGCACCATTTAATAGATCTATGCCATTGTAGTAGTTGCCTGCGCAAATATCGCCGGTAGCATCGGTGCCGATTTTGTTATAAGCAATCACACCGTTGTCACTTGCATCAATGGAAATACCGTAGTATTCATTATTTCGAACTACGTTTCCTTTTGTTGCCGCACCAATGATATAATTGTCGGCATTGGTGCCATGAACATAAATGCCGCGGCCGGAGAAATTCGCTATTTCCAAACCGTAGAGTTCGCAATCAGCTGCAGTAATTTCAATTCCGTTTCCACCGCCGGCACCTGTGCCATCCAGTATAATTACCGGAGCTCCCGCGTATCCGGGAGCAGTGGTTGCATCAATGCTGATCTGTTTATTTAATGCAGGTAATATTGAACCTGACGTATTAATGTTGATGGTGCCTGCCACACTGAAGTTAATGCTATGCGGACCAACGGTTTGATTAGCTTGTGTAATGCAATAGTAAAGAGTGCCGCTGTTGCCCGTGCCCGTATTCGAAGCAGCAAGTGAGTTGACATCATAGACTGTTGCATTTGCAGTATTAAAAAGAGTAGTGATGATTGCAACTGTAAAGAGCAGGGTAAGTATTTTTAGCATAGCGGATGAAAATTATGTTGGTAAAGAATTAGTAAATGTGAATTTACGAATTACTACTTAGCTAATGTAAGATGATCCGGACAGGCTTTTGCGCCAAGGCTCAAAGCTCGCAAAGAAAAAATGCGCAGCAGCAAGTTTGCAATCATTGCGCCTTTGCACGACTGATTAAAAAGCAGTTTTTTAGAAATCATTTCGCCAGTGTCAATGTGGTGTGCACCCTCCTGATATGCCTTACACTATGATTGATGTTAACTGATCACTAAAAAAAGTTTGCTTGTTTTGTTAATGAAAGAATATTCTTTGTCCCTGCCTTGCCACATGAAATCCGGATTGTTCCACTTCCTTTTGTGCCTGACTATTATTAATCAGTGCCGGATTGGTGTGATTAAGATGAATGAAATAGATTTTTGATTTTTCTTCTTTCGATAAATTTTCAAATAGCTTCATGCTTTCTTCTATGAATGGATGTGGTATTTCATTCATGTTGCGGCCTGCAATTTCCCCATCATGAAAAAAAGTACCATCAAGAAGGAGCAGGTCATTTTCTTTGATCAACTGAAGTATATCATGATTCCAGGTTGCCCATTTATCGATGTCGGGAATGAAGATCACCGATTTGTTTTGCAGTTGAATTTTGTAGCCTGCTGTCTCTGTAAATTCATGCCGGTGCGGAACGAGAAATGGTGTTACTGTAATTCTTTCATTCAAATGTATAGTGGAATCAGCTTTCAATTTATGCAATGCAATATTCTTTAGCTGCACCAGTAAACTCCAGGGTCCGTTGGTTTGAAGGAAGGAATTCATTTCTGGCATAGCATAAACTTTTACATTGGTTGCATTCATGCTTTCCCGTCCGAGGTACATCAGGCCTGTATAGTGACCGATGTGCGCATGCGTTAGAAAAATACCGTCTATCATATTTTCTGTGGATGCAATGCTGTCGAGCAAATGCAACTGGGCAGGAAAGTCAGGCGTACAATCAAACAAAAAACGCTGGTTGGAAACAGGATCCATCACAGCGATGCAGGAAACAAAATGCTTTTCTTCTGCACCACTGTAATATTTTTTGCAACACTCTTTTTTGCAATTGATATGCGGATAACCACCGTCTTGTGCATTGCCCAGAATCACGATGAATGGATTGGATTGGGTAGATTCAGCAGCGTGTTGACAGGAAGAAAGTGATAACAGGAAAGCGAAGCAGATAAGTTGGATTAGGAGCTTTTGCATGAAGGGTCATTGGGCATTGAGTCATTGGTCATTAGTTGAGTCATTGGCACATCGGCACATTGAAACATCGCCACATCAATACACTCGCACCTCAACTCCAACTTGTTAATCTAACACTATTAATTTCTTTCTAAAGTATTTGTCACCTGATCTTATTTCAACAAGATAGAAACCACTAGCAACAGGCTCCAGATTAATTTCTTTTTTCCAGAAATCATCGCCAGGAATTTCTTCAACTGAAAAAATGATCTGACCTATTGAATTATGGATCAGCAACGAAAGGGGTTTGCCTGGAAAAAGTCCTGTTAACTGAATGGTAAAAGTTCCAAAGCCGGGATTGGGAAAGATTGAAAGTGCTGCTTGCGAAGTTATTGCATCAATACCACTGATTAAAACTGTAACGCTCGCTGAATTTTTACACCCAAACTGATCGAACACATTTACGGTGTACAATCCTGATTGCGTAGCGGTGTATGACTGATTGGTAGCGCCTGCAATATCCACGAGGTTATATTGCCATTGATAACTGTCTGCCGCGCTGACAGTCAGTTCATAGCCATTTGCAATAATGGTTGGAGTGGATGGAGTAGGAGTAACAGTAATGTAATCGGTAAGTATCAATGTATCGTTACCGGTTGCATTGGTGGTGATAAGCGTTACATCAAAGCTGCCCGCCACACTGTAACAAATATTTTCAGGATTCATGATGCTGGAAGTGGAAGGACTGGCCCCTTCAAATATCCAATGCCATGCAATCGGATTGTTTTGAGAAACATCAAAAAAACTGATACAGAATTTTTCACAGATCAAGGTATCTGTAGCATTAATGGATACTACCGGATTGCATAAAGTATCGGTGATTACAATAGTGTCACTCACTGCACATGCTCCGTTCGAAGTGGTGACCCAATAACTTCCCGATGAATTAATTGTAATGGAGGAATCAGTTGCACCGGTCGACCAGAGATAGGCTGCGTCTGAACTTCCTGCGATCAGTATTAATGAGTCGCCATTGCAAAGTGTGGTATCATTTCCAAGATCAACAATATTTCCATTGCCGGTATTTTCGAATATGGAATAGCTGGTCCAGGTTCGGGTGTAAGCATCATACAACCAAATCATGTTGTTTGCATACGATAGTCTGAAACTCTGACTTGTAACTGCATTAGCAGGCAATTGTGAAGAGCCGGAATAGGCACCTGTCGTTTTATTAAAGAGCAGTATATTTTTGTTCACATAATCTTCAAGTGCAATTTCATTTCCAGAACAGCCTGTAAACACAATGCTGGTTGTATTGATATTGCTGAGGGGAACGGGCAAGCCGGTGAGTGCAAAGGAACCTAACAATGCATTGGTTGTTCTGTTAACTCTGTAAACAGCACCGTTGAAATAATAAATGATTTCATCCGCGCAGTAGTCATAATCACCACAAGATTGTGCATCAGGTTGATTTTGCCCGGTAAAAATGGAAGTGCCTGTATTAAGTGCATAACCATTTGCATTGAGATCGGGCGACCACAATCCAAAATTATAATAGCCATTGCCCTCCAACTGACTGGTGTTTGCATTCCACCACAATCCACGGAAATCAAAACCGGTATTTGATTGAAAAAGGGAAGCACCTGATGGATCAAATGTTTCTAACGGAAAACCTGAGTTGCCGGCAATCACGGTATAATAAATGTCAAGATTTGGGTTGTAAGCAATACCTGAGGCATTGGTTCCATCCGGAAGCACGTAAGTGTAAGAGATTTCTTCGATGGCGTTGGGAAGAATGATGCATTGCGAATGGCCATATTCACTGTTCACCAGTAGCAGCAACAATGAAATGCCAATGGAAGTCCTAAGTAATGATAAAGTAGGGAGATTGTCGAAGTGAGTCATTTTGAATGCAGTTGAATTCCGTAGTGGAGACTTTTTATGGGCTCATAAATCTATCACATTTGTTTGGAGTGGAATAGTTTCCTTTAATGAATAGGTTGATTTTCCTGATACCCTTCGATAGGCTCAGGGGACGTGTTGGGAAGCTTTATTTTAAAACCGGAACTAAGTCTGTTCCGCAAGTTCTTTGAGTTTTTTATTCATGAGATTAAAACCATTCAGTGTAGTATTATCCAGCATTTTGTTAAAAACAGGAACCAATACTCCTTTGAATTTTTCTCTTTGGATGAATAATGTTGTTCCATTTCCTTTATCAATGAGTTCAAAAATATGTTCACCATCGAACAATCCTTCAAACAATAAATGTCCCAGCCAACGGAATTCTTTGTTTTTTTCAAATGTAAGTACGACGGGTTTGAAAGTCATGCCTGATGCACCGGGCGGTTCAAGTCTTGCGATTATTTTTTTTCCGACTGCAATTTCTCCGCTGATGGATTTGATAAAAGGATTCCAGTTTGGATAATTTTTAAAGTCCGTTAGAATTTTCCAGACTTTTTGAGGTGTTGCATTGATCAGGATTTCTGTTTTGATTTCTTTGGCCATGGTGGAAAATTGAATGGTTTATAATGTTTGGATTGTTTGATGAAGCAAAGGTGAGCATGTTTCATCAAGAGGCGCTTGACATTTATCAAGAAATCAGGACAGCTTTTTTTTCCTTATCCTGCTGAATGTTTCCGGTGTCATGCCCAGCATAGAGGCAATATATTGCAACGGTACCTGGTTAAAGATTTCGCTGTTGTGTTCAAAGAAAAAGCGGTAACGTTCTTCCGCAGTCATAGACAAATGGGAGAAAATGCGATCCTCCAGAATGGTGAAACAACGGGCGATAAATAATTTTTCCAGCTCATGCCATTTCGGAATGAGGTTGCCGATATGGTTATAGTCTTCCTTTGAGATGGTAAATAATTCTGAATCTGATAAAGTCTGAATAGTCCAGCGTGCCGGCGTGTTAAAAATAAAACTGGAAAGATCTGTTACAAAATATCCTTTCGTGGAAATCCATTGGGTAACTTCTTTTTCCTGTGTTGACACATAAATTCTCAGCAAACCAGATTTTACAAAGCTTAATTTGTTACAACGTGCGCCTGTTTTCAGAAAATAGTCATCCTTCTTTAAATATTTTGGCCTGAAGAGAGAACCGATTTGTTTAAGGTCGGATTTGTTGATTCCGAAATAGGACTGGATATATTGTTCGAGTTCGGTCAATACTGTTTATTGTTTAATAATTTTTACAGTGGAAGCCTGACTGCCGTAAACCACTTTAAGGAAGTAGGTGCCAGCGGGAATCGTATCAAAGTTAATTTTTATCAAATCATCCTCAGCACAAAGATGTTCATTGATGAGATGTTGACCCAGGATATTAATAAGCGTGTATTCAGTTATCTCCCTCTTATCCTTAAATAATGTGATAGTCATCGACCCATTCATAATGGGATTGGGAAATGCATGTATCCAATTTTCGGTTTTTAATTGCTGAATACCTATTGCCGCAGTATCCAAAACCACAAACGATCCCATCATCCCATCATCTTCATGGTGTAACAAGTGACAGTGGTACATATAGGGAATGGAGTCATCGGCAAAATCTGAAAACTTCATGATGATATTTACTGTTTGCATCGGCATTACGAGCACCACATCTTTCTTTCCATCTTAATCTCACCACCTGCGAAGGTGCATCGAGATACAAGGATTGATAAGTGATGCATCGGATATTGCGACGCAAATGCATTAAACGATTATCACATTTTTGGATTATCAGTAGGCCTGGATTGCTGCTCCTTGTAGATCATTTTCAAAATGTTACTGCCGATCTCTGCTACGCCATTTGCTGAATTGGATAGGACAACAACACCGATATTACTTTCCCTGATAAAACCAATGTAAGAAGAGCACCCACTGGTAGTGCCTTGTTGCCAAATCATATTCACTTTGCTGTTAACAGCAACCGGAGAAAGAATCCATGCAAGAGCTGAATAAGATCCATGTAATTTCTTTACATCTGGTATAGCGACTCGTGGGTTCTGGGTATTCAACAATGAGGCTTGAATGGCGGAGTGATGGAGAACTAAGTTTTCCTTCAGAAATAGCAACAGGTCTGTTACATTGGAGTGAAGTCCGATGGCGGGGATCATCGCGTCAAATATTCCCGGAGGTACTATTTTGCCCTTTTGATCGTGACCAACTAACATTTTCGATTGCTGTATGGTTGTTGGTGTTATAAATGTATGCTGAAGCATTAGCGGCTCGAGCACTTCCTGCTGTAATATCGATTCATAAGTTGTTCCTTCTTTCCAGGCTAACCCATTACCCAACATAGCGATTCCCAGCGGTGAAAACTTATAGACAAGACCAGTAGGATAGCTTGTGCGGTAGTTGTTCAGGAAACTGTACAAGTTGGTTAATGAATAACCTTCGAACGGATTGGAACTTTTCAAACTTGCTTTCAGGTTGCCGGGATAAACCGGTAAACCTGAAGTATTCGTGGCCAGATCGCAAAGCAACATGTGCTTCGGATGGTATGAAGGATCAGCAAAGCAATAATACACAGTATGGTGGTCATTCTCTGAATTAACAGGATGCTGATCAGCAGGTTTGCAGATGATTTCTTCATATACAGGAATCATTACACTTTCGGGAAAGTAATTTTGCACAGGGTCATTCAGATCAATTTTATGATCTGATTCCAAAACAGCTAAAAGGGAAGTCGTAAAAACCGAAGTGATAGTTCCCAGTTCAAATACAGAAGATGAGTCAGGTTTTACACCATTTCCCTTTTCCGTTTCTCCGTATACATATATCTGTTCTCCCGATGCAGTCACCAAACCAATCACCAATGCATGGTTTCCTTTTTCATTTGCATAAGGCAATGCAATTTTATCGATTGACTGTTGTAAATTATCCTGGCTAAAGACGAAACCAAAGGAAAATAGAAAAGGTAAAATCAGTATTGATTTCATGGCATCGCTTTTTTTATTTTATTAATTTGCTGTGTAAAGGGTGTGGCAGGTAAGGATCCTGATTCATGATGCTGCAATTTCAATACAATAGAAAAGTAAAGATTGTACGCCAGGTTATCCGGATGTTATTTCTTCATCTATTCTCAAACCGTCCTGTTTTTTCTTTGATCTCAATTCTAAAAATTATGGTCTTGTAAGCACCTGTATCATTCTGATGTGCCTCCGCCAATTCCGCAGGTGGACTGATTGATTCTCCAGTCGCAATCGGCTGTAAACGCGCAACCAGTTTCTGTAGGCCTTCTTTCTTATCCTCGCCTTTCAATTCTTCATATTTACCCCACATAATTACAGACTCCCAATTCGCCGGATTTTCCGTTTGGTCTACTTCAAAACAAACAAGTGGATTCATTCGCATCATCTGAATTTTCCTGCCTTCTTTTGAATGCGCATAAATATATTTGCCATCATAAGCGTATGCCACAGGAACTATATAGGAAATTCCGTTTGCGCTGCAACCAATACGCCCGATAAATTGCCGGTTAAGTAATATTTCAATCTGATTGGGACTTAATTCAC includes these proteins:
- a CDS encoding helix-turn-helix transcriptional regulator; amino-acid sequence: MKQQIRDGLHFQLDSMSERVGNTSFLKRNNQSISLTCLFSGTDCNMDMEGSAPAYEINFIFNNKYLQAFSVNDHTFPIEEFSEYQQHEICCNSQLLLHEILTCKLQGAFRNMFLESKALALLLCFQKCSTSTQTGCDSCKFLARPMEKEKLFEARKIILNSLNSPPTIPALALQTGINQCYLKKGFKELFGSTVYDFVQEQRMLKAKLLLTTTGNSVSQIANEIGFSSAGNFSAAFKKLTGVFPSELPRN
- a CDS encoding (Fe-S)-binding protein encodes the protein MKVSLFIPCFVDQLYPQTAFNMVKILEKVGCDVHYNPSQTCCGQPAFNAGFWNESRTVCEKFIHDFSDYNYVVAPSGSCVGFVRNFYSDLFDNSALHNECKQLQKNTYEFTEFLVKVMNVTDLGASLNGVGTYHDACGALRECKIKEEPRTLLANVKGLQLNEMTDCETCCGFGGTFAVKFPDISAAMAEQKMTNSLASGADYIISTDISCLMHVDGYIKKHNASIKTMHIADVLASGW
- a CDS encoding thiol oxidoreductase; this encodes MKPKLLLFLLPGLMALAVYSCTKLEPAAPVADTVMDAPLDGMTSAQYKLFNEGAGEFDEVYHTETGLGPVFVATSCGSCHAGDNRGHLFTILTRFGQPDTAGNRFLAMGGPQLQNRAIQGHSPEEIPAGATSSKFTAPIASGVGFLELVSDADIIAMAEANITHPDGVRGHPNWNTIPDYVIPFPDAVSKGGKYICRFGRKASTYNLHQQTVQAFNQDIGVTTSFLPNNPFNYLSGLNPVQTADPEISDASVNATVFYLQGLQAPIQRDQNDAQVVSGKNIFINIGCESCHRQTLKTGFSPIEPLSYQEFHPYTDLLVHDMGVGLNDHYTEGTAKPSEWRTTPLWGLGLAGDAQGGNLFLMHDGRALSIEDAILMHGGEAEVSATRFMDLSQPDKDALLKFLKSL
- a CDS encoding right-handed parallel beta-helix repeat-containing protein, with amino-acid sequence MLKILTLLFTVAIITTLFNTANATVYDVNSLAASNTGTGNSGTLYYCITQANQTVGPHSINFSVAGTININTSGSILPALNKQISIDATTAPGYAGAPVIILDGTGAGGGNGIEITAADCELYGLEIANFSGRGIYVHGTNADNYIIGAATKGNVVRNNEYYGISIDASDNGVIAYNKIGTDATGDICAGNYYNGIDLLNGADYTQVLFNYVSCNQYNGLQIGGSSYNEIKGNIIGPLKTQCQGNSYRGIDIEDGSQYNIIGGTNAADFNKIAGNLYWGIEVKNNSPNNLISGNSYVCNVYGAIVLANNGNNNMAAPAITTANTLLISGTAAANANIQIFKSQNTNPTQCTGTPSNQGADYIASTNADASGNWSLSGNFGGYVTATATDANDNTSAFSTSISTGATDTLINECSGYIPFITASFNTSTSTVCEKQCINFTDQSLNAASWHWTFEGGTPATSALQNPDNICYSEPGIFAATLTVYGTNGIDSSVAVLYVTVNATPTVPLISQQGDTLTSTASVAYQWYLNTIIIPGATDQQYIVSQNGYYSVEITDSVGCSAISTADYIDITGIGDSQNDQWINILTDHQSGAIQLFIYGMTGKAAQLRLVDLYGRTVKAQSIFSSSPVFTQTLQLPDNVNGYYFIQLKTSEKIWVEKLLLHNAQ
- a CDS encoding MBL fold metallo-hydrolase → MQKLLIQLICFAFLLSLSSCQHAAESTQSNPFIVILGNAQDGGYPHINCKKECCKKYYSGAEEKHFVSCIAVMDPVSNQRFLFDCTPDFPAQLHLLDSIASTENMIDGIFLTHAHIGHYTGLMYLGRESMNATNVKVYAMPEMNSFLQTNGPWSLLVQLKNIALHKLKADSTIHLNERITVTPFLVPHRHEFTETAGYKIQLQNKSVIFIPDIDKWATWNHDILQLIKENDLLLLDGTFFHDGEIAGRNMNEIPHPFIEESMKLFENLSKEEKSKIYFIHLNHTNPALINNSQAQKEVEQSGFHVARQGQRIFFH